tttttattttaaaaataaaattgattcatAAAGTGCAAGAAGAAGTCATTTCTTTCCGGTAGTCTATATGCATCTTCAACAAGCTgttagaaacagaaaagagaaaaaaattagaaatacacAATCTGAAACTTCAAGCCGTACTGTGGTATTAAACCATGAACCATAAGATCTGGTTTACgacaagaaaactgaggtccTGAAAATTTATCATGCACAGCTCTTCTGAAGAGCTAAGACTGGATGCAAGGTTCCTGACTTCCAGGCCACTGCTCTTTCCACTTTACCAGGCTGCCAACAACCTAAGAATTCAGTTTGGAGTTTACAATCGCCAAGGCGAAGATGTGCTAACAAGGATGTTACTGAAAAGAATTGCGGGTGGCAAGATCACCTCcctggttctttttttcttttgttctttccagTATTTTCTATACTGATGTTTAATGTTGTCAGGATGAACGACGACAAAGCACGTTGGTAAGACATTCTCATTAAACATCCAGTGAACCAAACCAAGATACCGAAGAGCAAGTTATCAGGGAAGACAAAACTTCCACCTTCTGGTGCCTGTGGGAACAAGTCCTGTCTTCTGCAACCTAGCCAGAGTTGATCCTAAGATATCCGCCCGACCCCAAAGTCTCCCTTTGCAATGTCACTATGTGTACTGCTCACCAACACTCCAGGAACAGCCGGCCATGGCAGGCGGGGACTGTGTGGCAAGCCTGGTTCTGGGCGCCGGCGGACCGGGGCTCCGGCGCGGACATGGCAAGGTGGCCATGAGGGGGATAGAATGGGGCGGAAGGCGCAGAGTCTCAGGCCAGGTCCAGCTTCTTCTGCGTCGCCGCCAGCTTGTCCTGCAGCCTCCTTTTCCTCCAGTCCAAGTAGCGCCTCCGCAGTCGGTTCGCCTGCCAGCCCAGGAGTACTCCAGAAGCGAAGGCTACTAGCACGGACAACTGCAGTGTCCTCTCTGACACATCCGCCATGGCTGCCGCCGGCGTGCAGCGCGGTCTACGGCGCGGCAGCGGGGTCAAAAGGCGCCGCGCGTTCAAGGGTGGGGCGTGAGACAAAAATGAAGCGAAGGCGGCGAGGCGTTGGTTCTCTCGAAACTCACTAATAGTCCCATCTGTCTCGCCTTCAACTGAAGACTTTCCCAGCCTTTGGACGACCCCACCTTCCACTTTCCTGAACCCCCACAACATTTCTTGTTGATGCCTTACATCATTAGCTAACACTGGGGGCGTATCTTGCTAACCCAACTGTAAGCTCTTCACCGCTCTGTATTTTCTCTCAGCAATAGACTGGGAGTGACTGGCGTAACTTTAAATTTTCTGGtaacctgttttttaaaaaataaaaacaaaaacatggaattgtttttaataatatatttacttatcCCAACATATAGGGGatgttatcatttcaacatgtaactcgtttttaaattattaaggagatgctttatttttttcataccaAGCCTTTGAAAACTGGTCTGTATTTTACAGCGAAAGGCACATCTCAATTTGAACAGTGAATTTTCAATGGAGATACCTATCAGTGTCTAGATTTCATAAAATGTACAGTTGAAAAAGTAGATTCATATACCCAAGCtgttctaaaaacacaaacatttttcCAATAACCGAATAGAGTACCAATTTTTAgattaaatttaaattcattaaaattttttaaaaattataaactcagTTCTTCAGTCACACTAGCCATATATGGGaccagtggctaccatattggacaaccCAGGTCTGGGGGCCATGCTGTACCAGAACTAACGTGGGGTCAAAATTGTTGGgataggaaacaaacaaacacatttctAATGATGAAAGTCATTTTGACACCCCCCCACCATGACTTCCACCTCCTAGTGTTCAGGCCTTTGTGtaatcccctccccttgagtgtgggtgtgacctgtgacttgcttctaactaaTATAATAAAGCAAAGGGGATGAGGATGTCACTCCTGTGATTACTATgtatattaatctgttctcacactgctaatacatacatgagactgagtaatttataaaggaaagaagtttaattgactcacagttccacatggctggggaggcctcacaatcatggcagtaggcaaaggaagagcaaaggcacatcttacatggcagcaggcaagagagcctgtgcaggggaacttccctttataaaaccatcagatctcatgggacatattcactaccacgagaacagcacaggaaagacccaccctcgtgattcaattacctcccactgggtccctcccatgacatgtgggaattatgggagctacaattcaagatttgggtgggcacacagccaaaACATGTCACTGTGTATATAACATTTTTTAGCAAGTTAAAGATTCTCCTGTGGCTTGATGAAGTGGACGTGCTGGAGAAGCTCACAGAACAAAGAACTGCAGTGGCCTCTAGGAAAagcctccagccaacagccagcaaaaaTCTGGAACCCTCAGTCCCAAAACCACAAGGAAATGAACTCTGCCCacaacctgaatgagcttggaagcagattcttccccaTTTGAGCCTCCAGATGAAAACACAGCCTTACACATTGATTGCAGTCTTGTGAGATTATAACAGAGGACCCAGCTTAATTGTGCTTGGATTCCCGATCCATGGaaaatgtgagataataaatgtgtattgttttaagtGACTACATTTGTGGTAATCTGTTACATGGTGTAAGATATGGGACAAAACAGAGTGTTTTTCCCACTTTAGCTCTCAATACAGACCACCTCTGTTCACCAAACAATACATTCAATACTCTGACACCAGAGTTGGGGTGAGGGAGACCTTTTTCCTATACACCAATGAATTCTGTAGCAGACAACAACTgggtgtcttctaattcaatttaattttgaCACTTACCTACCTGGATGTAGCATCAGCCTCcataggttgagggctcagtcccataaGACTTCTTCCTACTTCCAATGCCAGTCACAAATAGCAGGTTGTCACCTATATCTCTGAAGAACTGGCTATAAATCAGGAATTCCAACAACCCCCTCCTTAGGTTTGATTAATTTTCTAGAACTGCTCAGAGAACTCAGATAAACACTTTACTTACTTTTACCcacttattataaaggatattacaaaggatacagttAAACAGCCAGGTGGAATAGATGGATAGTGTAAGGCATATAGGAAAGGGCATGGAGCTTCCATACCCTGTTTaggaccaccatcctccaggaACTTCCACATGTTTAGCTATCCAGAAGCTCAATCAAACCCAATCCTTTCGGTTTTTAAGgaagcttcattacataggcataaCTGATTACATCATTGGCCATTGATGATCAAATTAACCTTCAGGCCCTTTCTCCTCCCTGGAAGCTGGAGAGTAGGGCTGAAAGTCTAATCATGCCCTGGCATTTCCTGTGGCCAGTCCCTGTCCTAGGGACCtgcagtcatctcattagcatacaaaagtcATTCTTATCAATCACTtgagattccaaggattttaggagctgTATGCCAGGAAACAAGAATGAagaccatacacacacacacacacacacacacacacacacacacacacacacacacacacacacacatatatatattcacaatatCACACACagtaatagaaaatgaataaagtcCTGAAAGGAAGGTCAGCAAGTGGAGCCTGAACTCAGCCTCTCTGCAGAGATCAGCAAATGGACTTTCATACTTGAGGCAAAATGTATCTTAGGAGGGAGATGATAAGGACAGTGTTGGGTCCAATGTGAATTCACATCTGCCACACTTAATgttcatttactcaacaaatatttattgaatgctgcaGTAGGCATTGGGAATGTAAAGGTGAATACAACACAAGGTCTGCCCTTAGCTTAGCACAAAGTAGAAGAGgtagaaaagaaatttatgacACAGTGTGATGAGTTGGAATATGTGTGTAAGCATGTTGCTTagacctaaaaaaagaaaaaaaaatcctcatcatTTTAGTTtgtgaaagcaaaacaaaacaaaaccctaagaGACATTCTTTCTCTTAAAATCCATCCAATCTCGCAGCCAATCCTgttggttctatttttaaaacatagccaGAATGAAATCGCTTCTTACCACTCTACTGCTACCAACAGGTCCAAGCTGCCATCGCCTCTTTTCTGAGTGATTGCAATAGCCCTATCAGGTTTCCATGCTTCTATATCTGTCCACCACATTCTCTTCTCAATACAGCAGCCAGAATGGGCctttgaaatcagaaaaagtTGAATCATGTCACTTGTGAAAGTTGATCATACCATTTGGGTCATTCTTGTCATACCCGATTAAAATAGATTTGAGAGGGCAGAGGGTAAGGCACTTAGGACACGAAACATTGCTCGAAGAATGTAAAAATTCTCTGCAAGCCTGGCTGCTGAAACTACCTGCTATAACCTGAAACCAGTCCTATCTATAGCTACTGAAACAATCTCCCGAAACTCTAAGAATAGTTTAACCCATTGCTGTCACTTACCAATCAAAACTTGTCAGCTCCTCAAAACCTTACTAGTGCCAATGAACTTCCTGAGAGCAAAACATAACATTTCTCTTTTTACAATGAAACCTCTAAGCTTCTCTTTGTTCTGCAGACATACTGAAGACCACCCAGTCTGCATGTATGTCCCAAGTTGCAattctttctttccaaataagATTTCCAAATTTCAGAGATTTGTCTCCATGTTTTGACTTTGACACACTCTTCTGCTAGAACTCTGCAGTGGCCAAAGCCCCTATGGTCATCCCAAGTGTTCTGCAAGCCTGTTTCCCTTCCACCCCTGAAGCTGTCGCTTGCTCACTGTGTCTTGAACTCCCCAGGCATGGTTCTGCGTAATAGCATTTGCATGTGTGGTCCTCCTGCTTGGCATACTCTTCCCCAGATCCTTGCATGGATAACTTCCTCACCTCCTTTAAGTTTGtgccaaatgtcaccttctcaatgaAGCCTActcaactatttaaaaatcacaaactcaACCATCTCCCACTCAGGCACTCCTGACCCCCTTGACCCTGTTCTGTTCTCCTCCAGAACTTACTGCCTTCAACATTTATTATACTCACAGTTTACTGCCTGTTTCCCATGCTAGAATGTAAGCTGCTccagggcagggatttttgtctccATTGTATACTGGTGAATCCCAAGTGCCTAGAACAAGGGCTGGCATATAAcagacactcagtaaatatttggtgttGATGACAGTGgagagtggtcagggaaggcttctgagTGGATGGCTGAAATGTATCTTGAAAGATAAGTCACAAATTGAGAAAAGACTAAATTTCTCTGTGTCTCACTtgactcatttgtaaaataaggagtTTAGTGTTACTCAACAGCTCTAAGACATTTTAAAGAGCCACTTTTGGCAGCCTCAAGATGCATACTTGGGCCACTGGTGTTACTGCAAATTTGAACCTCACTTGGAATTCTGGCCTCATCCCTAAGATGTCTTTAGACTAAAAATAAGCTAGATCATGTATACCAGAGTCTTGAGTATGGGAAAACCTTAGACACACAGAACTGGAAGAGACTACAGACATGACTTTGTTGAAGCAGAAGTAAACTCTGGCCACTGGGGAGAATACAGCTACTGGGGAGAAGGCAGGGACATAAATGTTAAAATCCCTCTTAAAGAGCCACTGTGTCCCCAGCTTGCCACTTTGTGTTTTTCCCCTGAGTGAATTGTTTCAATGGAGCATTTTAGTGGACTTCACAATGGTAAACCAGCTTTGAGGTAATGCTTAAATTTGGATTAACAGGCTGAATAGTCAAGCATAGTAAGTTAATTGATTGCAAGAATGCCTTTTGAAAGATACATTAGCTGCTACTGTTGAGTTTGCTGTTTGAAGGGCTTGCCAAGGGGAAAGATTTTATCATTTATAGTGTTAGATCTTTATTGATTGTAAATAAGttcatttaaagtgtataaaagAAATCAGTTTCCTCTGCAACTCCCAGACCATAAACAACAAAATGatcactttatattttaaatttagccCCCATAAAAGGTATAGCTTTGCCATGACTAAAATGGAGCACTCACTTCAATAAATCCTTGAGTTCTGGCCCTAAAGACTCTCGCTGGGCCTGTTCCACCCAAGAcacaagcagacagcccagtGTCTTGGGGGTCTAATCACCAGGTCTTTGTCTCCCATTCTCTTCCTCTGAGCTGTTAGGAATGGGAAGGGAAATCCCTGTAGGGTTGGGTGATATGCTCAAGTTCTTCACCTGCCCCCACAAGTACCAGCAAACACACACcccactgtcaggcctctgagcctaagccaagccatcgcatcttttgtgacttgcacatatatgcCTACATgacctgaagtaactgaagaatcacaaaagaagtgaaaatactttgccttgccttaactgatgacattctactacaaaagaagtgaaaatggctagTCCTTgtcttaagtgatgacattacttTGTGAAAGTCTTTTTCCTGGCTTATCCTGGCTTCAAAAGCTCctctactgagcaccttgtgacttttactcctgcccgccagagaacaacctctttgattgtaattttcctttacttaCTTAAATCTTATAAAACTGCCTTacctttatctctttttgctgactcttttttcagactcagcccacctgcacctaGGTGATtcaaagctttattgctcacacaaagcctgtttactggtctcttcacacggacgcacatAAAATTTGGTGCCATGACCTGGATCGAAGGATCTCCCTTAgaagatcaatcccctgtcctcctgctctttgctccgtgaaaaagatccacctacgacctcaagtcctcagacccaccagcccaaggaacatctcaccaattttaaatcaggtaagcggcctcttcttagtctcttctccaacctctctcactatccctcaacctctttctcctttcaatcttagtgccacacttcaatctctcccttctcttaatttcagttcctttcattttctagtagagacaaaggagacacgttttatccatggAACCAAAACTCCGGCGCCCGTCACGGActaggaaggcagccttcccttggtatttaatcatcacaaggatgcctctctgattattcacccacgtttcagaggtgtcagaccacacAAGGATGCCTGCCTTAGTctttcacccttagcagcaagtcctgcttttctgggggagggccAAGTACCccaaaccccttctctccttgtctctaccccttctctgcttttctaggagaggggcaagaacccctcaaccccttctccttcacccttagtggcaagtcccgcttttctagaAGGAGGACaagaacccctcaaccccttctccttcacccttagcagcaagtcctgcttttctgggggaggggcaggaaccccaacctcttatctctgtgccctgatcccttatttccacgccccgacctcttatctctgtgccctgatcccttatttccaccccctgacctcttatctctgtgtccCTATCCCTTATTTCCACCCcacgacctcttatctctgcacctcaaccccttatttctgcaccccaaaCCCTTTCCCGCTGGGCCTGTTCCACCTGAGAcacaagcagacagcccagtGTCTTGGGGGTCTAATCACCGGGTCCTTTGTCTCCCATTCTCTTCCTCTGAGCTGTTGGGAATGGGAAGGGAAATCCCTGCAGGGTTGGGTGATATGCTCAAGTTCTTCACCTGCCCCCACAAGTACCAGGAAACACACACCCCACAAGGCTGAGACTTAGAGGAAGTAGGCAGGAATACTAAGTAGATGGACTAGGTGTGTGATTTCCAAATCTGGATAACTTTCTCCCAGTGCAGGGCAAGAACACAAAGGGTTCCATAAGGGAAGGCTGAGCCTCGAGGTTTGATCCTTCTTTTTCACAGGAACAAGCACTTCAAGTCTGCCTCTCCATTCTGTAATTCTGAAGACACAGTGTACAATAGCCTTCTATAACCCTTTCAGGAAGAACAGGAAAATCCTTCTAAGTAACACACCCACCAGTCTCATAATTAATTCCAAGGTTAAGTTTTCATCTATGATTCACTGATTATTCCAACATGTATTTCCTCAGTGCATACTGTGTGCCAGATGTTCCATGCTGAGCCAGTCTCAAGGATCTTACTCTCTAGGCAAGAGAATGACAACAATCAAATACTCACACAAATAAACACAGTGGTACAAACACTGAAGAGTGTTCTGATAAAAAGTACTGTGTGCCATGTCTGTGTACCATGAGGGTGCACAGAGGAACCTAACTGAGACTGGGAGGGTGGAAATGGTCAGGGGAGGCCTCCTATAGCTAAGACCTTAAGtgagaaacagaaatagaaatgagAGGGAAGGGATTTTTGTGGGCTGAGAGAATGCATTTGTGAATATTCTGTGGCTGCAAAAGGCtgaatcaggctgggtgca
The genomic region above belongs to Gorilla gorilla gorilla isolate KB3781 chromosome 12, NHGRI_mGorGor1-v2.1_pri, whole genome shotgun sequence and contains:
- the MTLN gene encoding mitoregulin yields the protein MWKFLEDGGPKQVLANDVRHQQEMLWGFRKVEGGVVQRLGKSSVEGETDGTISEFRENQRLAAFASFLSHAPPLNARRLLTPLPRRRPRCTPAAAMADVSERTLQLSVLVAFASGVLLGWQANRLRRRYLDWRKRRLQDKLAATQKKLDLA